CGACATCAGCCGTCCGCACCCAAAGGCTGGGAGCTGCCCGATGCCCGTCCAGAAGGTGAGGGGTCACCGGGGTTCAGTAAAAGTACGGCGGAGAAGGCTCCACCCAGGGCTGTGTAGGGTGGCGTGACTCGTAGCGCAGCGTAGTAAGCTGGGCTGTTGGGCCAATCTGATTCAagacagtctctgtgtgtgaggcAGCAGGCCCTCTGCACTTTACAGACTACAGTAGGCCATGACGAGGATCGCACGCATTTACCACCATGGGCCTGTGTGCACATGGAGAGGTGACTTATGTGCAAAACCATGTTGTCTAACTCGGCAGTTTGGGTGCTCGCGTCAgcagattacacacacacattcaatatAATCCCAGATTGACATAGATGTTGGGATCTGTATTGGACATGGACACGCCTGCGGGTTTCATGTAGGTAGGAAGCCTTCATCTTCAGTAACGACAACACACAATGTTAATTGGGTCACATATTTTTGGTGTGCAAACATTTTGCATACATACAGAGATTTCATATACATTTATCATAACTTACACAATTCGGTAGACGCAGATTGAGGACCgatcctcacccccccccccccccccccccaaagttcCAACAATAGAGTTGGATGTAAGCCACACCCACATGTAGCAGTGTAACCAAATGAGCCAATGAGACACAACGAAGGACACTCCGGAACACACAGGGAGGTGTTGGTGACTGGTTGAGGACACGTGATATGCAGGGAAGTTGCAGGTCAAGGTGCGTTTATGTGTCAGCGCTGTTCAATCTCGACTTTTCCTAAATGAATAATGACAAATATTTCACCCAAGTGGCGAACAGGGGCCGCATTTAAGAGCGTTTCGCCAGAAGAACCGACAGAGCAGCAACTTCTGTGAGAGGATCTCAGTGGGCTTCCCGCCGGATTAGTGTCTGCAGTAAACCACTCCTGACCCACcgcccaccacaccacccatcagAGCTCCACACCCCCCCCTTAAACGACAGCAGCCTCGGCCCTACGCTGGGCCTGCCAACATACGTACTCGGGTACAACTCTAAGAGCTGTAGCTTAAATCGCAGCTTTCCTTTCGATTCCTGTTCTGTTGATTCAACAGCAGTTATATTTTCCTTCTTTGAGGTACACAGATTTGGCTGGGCAAGATTCCTGGTTCAATATTCCTACTGCAGTAAGAGAAAACGAGCTTTTAAAACAGGTAAACAATATGATCTGTGAAGTTATACATACATCTCAAGCTAAACTGTTCATTAAACCGTTCAAAGTAACCTAGTACTTTATTTTAATTCTATACACGTTCATTTTTAGGTTCCATGTTTAGCTCCTGTACCAAACATGACCTTAAATACCTCAGACCTCCGGGAGGTTTTTCCTTGTACGTGTTTTCTCTCCAGTTTCGATATATTTTCATCCAAATGTTCACCCTGAATCCTGCACTGTCATAATGAACAACTTCTGTTCACTGTCCACAGCTGCGTTGGGAAGAGGGAGGGAACTCTTACCCACACAGTCGTTCAACAGTGACCATATCAACCAGAGCGACACGGTGGCTGTGGTGGTGAATGGCGCACTCTAGTGGCAGGAGCTGAAAATGTAGCTTACTCACTTGCACACACCCCTAAGGGGCAGCGTAATTATGTAATGCAAAACGAACAGGAAGCGCGCTCACGTACAACACGCTCTTGGCATCGTCAAGCAGCAACGAAATAAAGATCTCATGAAGTAACCGTTTGAAAAAGACGCTTCGGGTCCTCGTCGTCCTTAGACGGTCCAGACTGTCCACGCGTCCTCGTGAATGCTTGAGCACGAGAGacggagagcgagggagagcgGGAGTGCCGACACGAGTGCGATCACGATGAAGTCTCTCGGGGACAGAAGACTGCATACTCCACATGTCTAGCAGCCTACAGCACAATGCATCCTGGGAAATGTAGTCTAAGCCCCAGGGAGGAAAGTGAGGCACCTTCACTTTGTTTTGTCCTTGTATATGCTGCTTCACCTAATCCTGGCCTGATGCTCAACCAATCACAGCCAGGAAAGAGTAGAGCGGAACCAATCACATGCCAGGCCAGAGTAGAGCCGAACCAATCGCAGCCGGGCCGGAGTTGAGCGGAACCAATCACAAGTCGGACCACAGGACGGCGCGGCTGCCCTTCTCCACGCTCACCACGTAGGTACCAGATGGAGACCAGGACACGGAGTTAATAGCAGAACTGCAAAAACAAGGGAGGGTAGAAAGCAGATGAATTACACGAGAGGCCCGTTCTGCACAAACACACGAAGCTTTCGGGTCAATCCGGTACCACCGGCTGCAGTACTGGGGCCGGAGCTGCTCACCTGTGGTTCTTGTCCAGGGTTCGGTCCAGCTTCCCCGTCAGGACGTTCCACACGTACAGCACCGCGTCGGCCGACCCCGCCGCCACGTAGCTGCCGTCGGGGCTGTTCAACGGGCCCGCGTTAGTTTACCGGCTCATTTTGTAGACGTTTTGACCTTAGATCTTTAACACTTGGCATATACGCTGGTCCGTTAGCTTACAGACGAACACTTCTTACACACCGGAGGACATTCGGTTGTGGTTCTTACCTGAACGTGACTCTGGTGAAATCCGAACCACACTTGAAGCCCTGAGCACTGAAAACGGAGAGAAAACAGACGTGCGCTGCGGTTAAAGCCAACGGGGCTAAACGCTGGGCAGTGGAGCCTGACGGGGGCTGCGTGCGTCTACCTAAACGTCTGCCGCACGGTGTTGTTGCGCAGGTCAATGATTTTCACAAGGTCGTCACGGGAACAAGTGAGTAGCTCCGTTCGGTCATGATTCAGATCTAAAGATGTAACACGTCCCTTCAACTCTAGCTCACACACTATACTCtcagccctacacacacacacacacacacacacaatatatttaACAAAGGGGAACAGACCATCAATCGGAATTACACTCACGTTATGAGTACACACACGTATGACATGCACGTGATAATATACTAACGTACTACAGAGACAAGGGCACAGACTAATGTCTTATGTTATCTTGAATATTTCTagaaacacaaaacacgaaTATAAAAGACAACATGGAAGCTAGAGACTAGAATATGTAAATATGGATTTGTGAGCAAAACCTGAAAGAAGAATGAATTAAACCGTTTTGCATGTTTAAATATGCTCATTCCTGCTCCACTCACGCAGGGTCCTGACAGACATGATGTTGTGGGGTTTCACTGCAGGTGAACACAGTGACATCACTTACCGGATATCCCAGAACCGAACCTTCTTATCAAAATGGCCACTCATCACACACTGCTCAGTGCAGACTATGTCATTGCAGCTGGAACCAGCAAACACCGTCTTCATACCTGAGTGAGAATATGGCTGTCTTCACAACAGGtcattttaattacattttggGCAATAAGATGTTGGGGCTTACGATATTCTGTCCGGCAAGGATGGAGTAGGGGGCAGCGTAAATGTAAACGCTTGGGCTTGTCAGGGGGGCCGTGGTTGGTGTTACTGGTTGGTCATGGGGAGTTAGTGCTGGTGGTACTGGTGGGATCGTGTTAAGTATACTGGCCAAGCTGGGTCATGGGGAGTTAGTGCTGGTGGTACTGGTGGGATCGTGTTAGGTATAATGGCCAAGCTGGGTCATGGGGAGTTAGTGCTGGTGGTACTGGTGGGATCGTGTTAGGTATACTGGCCAGGCTGGGTCTGGGGAGTTAGTGCTGGTGGTACTGGTGGGATCGTGTTAGGTATACTGGCCAGGCTGGGTCTGGGGAGTTAGTGCTGGTGGTACTGGTGGGATCGTGTTAGGTATAATGGCCAGGCTGGGTCTGGGGAGTTAGTGCTGGTGGTACTGGTGGGATCGTGTTAGGTATAATGGCCAGGCTGGGTctgtagggttagtgttagtgctgGGTTTAGGTTTAGTGCTGGGTTTAGTGTTAAGGAAAGAAAACGTTCTTACAGACTTTGCTGCGCAAGTCCCAGAGCTTGAGTGTTCGGTCGTAGCTGCCGGAGACGATGCGGGCGTTGTCCAGCAGGAAGCGGGCCGACAGAACCTTCCCGCTGTGCCCAGTTAGGGTGTGCTGGAGGGGCAGGGACAGGCACGTTagagtgcaacacacacacgcgcagacacacaaacacacacacaccccaaatggGACGGTTTACAGGTCTCAGTCTGAGGTTGAGATCAGCAGCCCGGGTCGACCCAGCTCCACCCTCCtgtgtgtggtgctgctgtCGGACGCCTCCGCCCGTCTGCGTCTCGCTGCTCTCTCAGAGACGCACCACGAGCAACGTCCCCCTCGATGTCAGCCGCCCCGCAGACCAGCCACGCACACCTAGAGCATGCTGGGAACACAGCTGGGGCTGCTGGGAGGTTTGTGGAACTGCGAGGAAACCTGGACTTCAGACCTTTTACATCACATCATTGACCTTCCAACCCTCACCTGTGTGACCTTTCAACCCTTACCCATGTGACCTTCCAACCCTCACCCGTATGACCTTTCAAGCTTCAATTAGAATCCTTATCTCCCCAGAGCCAAGATGTATGGATTCCTGGACTCCATCTCAAATATCTTTGGGtatgattggtgtgtgtgtgcgtctcaaGCAGTGCCCTTACTCTCAGTCTGTAGTCATCCACAGTCCAGATTCTACTTGCAAAGTCATTAGATGCAGCCAGCAGATACGAGCCCTGAGGAGAAGAAGAAACACCCAACACACAATTTTACACACCACACCCAGCCCCACCACACTTGCCACCCCACCAAACACACTGCTTCACCCAGCATTTGCAGTTTAAAACAGCTTTGGCTGTTTGTACAGTTCACAACTTCTACCCAACAATTTTAAAGGCTTAAAAATATGggcaaacataaaaaaaaaaaaacattttgttattACTAATATTTCACTGAGCCAGTGGCAGTTGTGAAAATATAACATTAACTGGTTATGCTCCAACTCAACATTTTTCTTTACTTGAGTGAATCCGTTTGCCTCTCAATAACTCAAACTTgccatttaaatatatattcataACTGAATCTACGTGTTCAGTGATTCACATGCAGATAAAAATGCCACTGCACATCTACATGCAAGTTATACTGTATTTTCTACACAATTGTTCAAGTTCTTTGATTCGATTGGCTGGCAGGTGTATTCAGGGCTCAAGACTGAAGCTCAGAACTCTCCATTTAGATGAAGTAGGGTGTCCCAATGTGAGGACAACACTATTCTTTCACCACACTGCAGTGTGTCACATGTCTAGTTGGGATGGTGCTACTTACAGTGCTGTCAAACTCAATGCTGGTGATTCCAGCATTACTGCCTGTTAAAGCCCCCTTGGATTCACAACGACCTGGAAGGATGaagaccgacacacacacacacacacacacacacacacacacacacacctgttaaaCAAATGAACATTGTCAACCGGAAAGGTCATTAACAGGTCAAAAACAGACAGGAACCACATTTCAGGAATGACACGGATGACCCTACTGAAGTTTGAAGTTCAACACTGtaaaatccaatcacttcatcCACTGTCCTGAATATCTAAAGCATACACATCTTTGTCCAAATAAAACCTAAACAGGCGTCTTTGCTTGGGCAGCCCTGGCGTTTAAAACTCCTGAAGGTCTCAGCTTGAAAACTGGAGATCATGAGCCGTGTGGTCTCGCAGtgcagctccgccctcctgtgtgtggtgctgctgtGGGACACTGTCCTGCGTCTGCGTCTCGCTGCTCTCTCAGAGACGCACCACGAGCAACGTCCCCCTCGATGTCAGCCGCCCCGCAGACCAGCCACGCACACCTAGAGCATGCTGGGAACACAGCCGGGGCCGCTGGGAGGTTCGCGAGAACTGGCAGGAGACCTGGACTTCAGACCTTTTACATCACATCATTGACCTTCCAACCCTCACCCGTGTGAACTTCCAGATGCTGCCTCTGACCTTTGTGATCTGACCTTTTTGACTTTTTAACATTATCGACTTTTACCGCCTCCGCTCCACTGCAGGGTCTGAGCGTGTGCCGAGACTGAGAAACACAAGCTACAGAGGCTGAACTAGACTCTCAACCATCTAAAGACAATGTGCAAATGGAAAATCTTAAGAGCAGCCTGCACTCCAGAGCCAAGCCATTAAACCACAAATCGCACCTGCATACAAACACTCAAGCCACTCCATCATGTGTATGTACGGTTAGCATCTACGGCTAGCTTTGTTGTCGTGAGGTTGGTGTTGGCGCTCCCCTGACTCAACGCTGCCCGCTACGTCTTCTCAGGAACGCCGAGTGACACGTGGATAAACACCAGCAAGATGGCAAAGTCTGGCAAACGTGCAGCAGTCCAACACAGTGTCACATCACAACCATGTCAGATGTAGTGCTGTTGAGAACAGCCTGCCAGCCCCAAGTAGTACTGTAATCCTGTCATGAGAATCTGACCAGCCCAAACAAGATGGAATGGCTGGCAAACTGTGAGCCACTGCAGTGCAGTAACAGGACGAAGGTGATTCCATAATGAGGTAGACTGGTGTAACGCTAGTAATGTTAGTAACGCTGAGGTAATGCTAGACTGGGGTAACGCTAGTAACGTTGAGGTAATGCTAGACTGGGGTAATGCTAGACTGGGGTAACGCTAGTAACGTTGAGGTAATGCTAGACTGGGGTAATGCTAGACTGGGGCAACGCTAGTAACGTTGAGGTAATGCTAGACTGGGGTAACGCTAACAATGCTGAGGTAATGCTAGACTGAGGTAATGCTAGACTGGGGCAACGCTAGTAACGCTGAGGTAATGCTAGACTGGGGCAACGCTAGTAACGTTGAGGTAATGCTAGACTGGGGTAACGCTAGCAATGCTGAGGTAATGCTAGACTGAGGTAATGCTAGACTGGGGCAACGCTAGTAACGCTGAGGTAATGCTAGACTGGGGCAACGCTAGTAACGCTGAGGTAATGCTAGACTGGGGCAACGCTAGTAACGCTGAGGTAATGCTAGACTGGGGCAACGCTAGTAACGCTGAGGTAATGCTAGACTGGGGCAACGCTAGTAACGCTGAGGTAATGCTAGACTGGGGCAACGCTAGTAACGCTGAGGTAATGCTAGACTGGGGTAATGCTAGTCTGGTGTAATGCTAGTAATGGTGAGGTAATGCTAGTCTGGTGTAATGCTAGTAATGCTGAGGTAATGCTAGTCTTGTGTAATGCTAGTAATGCTGAGGTAATGCTAGACTGGTGTAATGCTAGTAATGCTAGTGGATGGGGCCAGCCCACAGTACCTGCTACAACCTCCCATAGTTTGACTCTGCGGTCCATTCCTCCTGTTGCTAGGATACGGGAACCGGGGCTAAACCTGACCGCATTCACTTCACCATCATGGGcatcctgcaaacacacacacacacacaaacaaacaagttCAAATTGAGCCTTCATTTTAAAACAGGCGTCTTTGCTTGGGCAGCCCTGGTGTTTAAAACTCCTGAAGGTCTCAGCTTGAAAACTGGAGATCATGAGCCGTATGGTCTCACAGtgcagctccgccctcctgtgtgtggtgctgctgtGGGACACTGTCCTGCGTCTGCGTCTCGCTGCTCTCTCAGAGACGCACCACGAGCAATGTCCCCCTCGATGTCAGCCGCCCCGCAGACCAGCCACGCACACCTAGAGCATGCTGGGAACACAGCCGGGGCCGCTGGGAGGTTCGCGGAAACTGGCAGGAGACCTGGACTTCAGACCTTTTACATCACATCACTGACCTTCCAACCCTCACCCGTGTGACCTAGagctagagctcctagagaagcgaaaaatttcacagggcttggtagggtccatgtagcccactcccctgctgtgaagggattaacgcccattgtcttggtaatgcggtggaagcggctcacccccagctcatacgcctgccaaagcacaagctggctcacccccaagctcatatgaccaaaacaccaaacgtgatacttcacgaaaaagttgaagttacaagcagactgtatgttaccgatactacaacaaacggcagaaaatttgtagactcgtgtttcaaaagttacagttcaatcgcacgtagagacgacagtttctctaatgagtcccgtcaaacaataaaaataaataaaaatgtttgaatcttgctctttgtatatttcatatactatactatataatatttgttgtaatcaaacactttctgtttccgcgtttgaattcgcgtttgaaaagctaagaaattatatggcgcaattagcttgatgctaatgttatataggaaatcccatatcattgctagcgaaaattagcatggtcgcgttgcatcactgcatcactgataaatgttgtgatctaaacagcaggctggaaaaggagaggaaaagacaggaaaacaaattcatgtgctctctatctatctatctatctatctatctatctatctatctatctatatttgtgttagaagcatttgatagaagcatttgtgtttctgcttgtttgtgatctaaacagcaggcttgaatcttgctctttgtacatttcttatactatctatctatctatctatctatctatctatctatctatctatctatctatatttgtgttagaagcatttgatagaagcatttgtgtttctgcttgtctgtgatctgtgatctctgtgatcagagactttctgggtgaggctgctgcctcagtcttgctctgtgaattaacataataaagggtgatgtttggctttgctaattgctggcaagaaggagaagaaggaggggtgatgtcctcagaatcctgaattctcaggagctctagtgttaagatTACAACTGTGACCTTTCCAACCCGACTTATGACCTTGAACACAATGCAGATTAAAGAGGTTACTCACAAAGACGTGGAGAGCTGTCGAAGGCACCCGGACCTCTGCACACACCCCAGACGGCGTGTCGGCAGTTTCGGGAGACGCTCCATGGGAATTCGACAAGCGCCGCCTTCTAGAAgaaacagtcacacacacattatccGAGGAGAAGACACATGTAGCACAGGTGGCACATGTAGACACAGACACGCATGCGTAAACACAGGCTGAGGAACACGCGGTGAACTGTCATTTCGTGACACCGTAGCTAATCAAGTCATTCAGTGTGACCCCGACATGCACTCCCAGGCCTACACACAGAGAGCAGATACAGGTGTCAAAGCTTCAAAGAACAATCGCACCATTCAAGCGGGATCAATTATCAGTTATTGGTCGTGAGAATCAGTCACTCCTCCCATCGAGTTTGGGGTCATCGGACGTGACCTTTCAAAGCACCAGGCACACTGGACCTGCATATTCTTCTCATTAACTTGACTTTGCTTTTTAACTTTAGTTTGCGCGTTACGCCAATGTGTCTCAAACCCAAGGCTCGTCCTAATGCAAACGCAGGTGTTCATGCACAACCAAACCATAAAGCACCTGCCAATTACTGTGAGAAAGTGTTATGCTTTAACAGTGCATCACTGCCACATTAGGAAGATGATGGAGCAACACACTCCTTTGAAGAAAAAAATCTCAACCTCACcacatccccacaccacacccacccacacacacacacctccagaccacacccacccacacctccagaccacacccacccacacacctacacctccagacCACATCCACCCACTGCAACTCTGAACAGCACAATGAGTGCAGACCCCCAGTCAAACAGACCCTATATTCCACAacaacgctctctctctctctcgctctctccctgaCACCACAGTGAGTATCACCTGGAGTCAGATGGGATGAAGCCAGACTGGACAGAACCAGACACGCTGCAAACACAGAGAAAGTGACAtgagacgtacacacacaccccccatcaTGCACATATACTTGTATGGTTAatttagacacacacatacgcacacctTTAGTTACATACACACCCcatcatgcacgcacacacacacaggtacagttATTttggacatggacacacacacacacacacacacacacacacacacacaatcgtgcacatacatatatatatatagatatggtAGATGGaaatacacacaccaccacagcacCACGTTAAACATACTCCATGCAGTAGGCACACAGAATTACAGATGATATCATCTCTGTGGTGATACAGTCGGGTGGGGAGGGGCTGTTCCTATAAAACTTGTGAGGACCAGTGGTGTTTTCAGGAACCGAAAATTAGAAAATTCAAGAAGGTATTCTCCCCAGCAGACCACAAAACTAAAACCTCGGAGAGCACTTAAAACTAAGAGCAGGAACTCTGGTTTAAAC
This sequence is a window from Brachyhypopomus gauderio isolate BG-103 chromosome 16, BGAUD_0.2, whole genome shotgun sequence. Protein-coding genes within it:
- the atg16l1 gene encoding autophagy-related protein 16-1 isoform X4 produces the protein MSRLASVSHQEMAGRKVECTWKRHVAEQLKQRDRVQRQAFEEIIHQYNRLLEKSDLQAVLSERMQTEKYDVQNRHDLSPGSEASRSDSMQQEMAQMRIRHQEELTELHKKRGELAQSVIELNNLIQQKDKEIQNNEAKMLEYQQQISQLEGECRELRSCLSDLERANQTLRDEYDALQITFSALEEKLRKTTEDNQELVTRWMAEKAQEANRLNAENEKDCRRRQAKLQKDLADAAKEPLPIDPDDDIEVLSEDTGKNTGETSPNRPPSRTASKRSSQPPPAGLLDSISNIFGRRRLSNSHGASPETADTPSGVCAEVRVPSTALHVFDAHDGEVNAVRFSPGSRILATGGMDRRVKLWEVVAGRCESKGALTGSNAGITSIEFDSTGSYLLAASNDFASRIWTVDDYRLRHTLTGHSGKVLSARFLLDNARIVSGSYDRTLKLWDLRSKVCMKTVFAGSSCNDIVCTEQCVMSGHFDKKVRFWDIRAESIVCELELKGRVTSLDLNHDRTELLTCSRDDLVKIIDLRNNTVRQTFSAQGFKCGSDFTRVTFSPDGSYVAAGSADAVLYVWNVLTGKLDRTLDKNHSSAINSVSWSPSGTYVVSVEKGSRAVLWSDL
- the atg16l1 gene encoding autophagy-related protein 16-1 isoform X1, whose protein sequence is MSRLASVSHQEMAGRKVECTWKRHVAEQLKQRDRVQRQAFEEIIHQYNRLLEKSDLQAVLSERMQTEKYDVQNRHDLSPGSEASRSDSMQQEMAQMRIRHQEELTELHKKRGELAQSVIELNNLIQQKDKEIQNNEAKMLEYQQQISQLEGECRELRSCLSDLERANQTLRDEYDALQITFSALEEKLRKTTEDNQELVTRWMAEKAQEANRLNAENEKDCRRRQAKLQKDLADAAKEPLPIDPDDDIEVLSEDTGKNTGETSPNRPPSRTASKRSSQPPPAGLLDSISNIFGVSGSVQSGFIPSDSRRRRLSNSHGASPETADTPSGVCAEVRVPSTALHVFDAHDGEVNAVRFSPGSRILATGGMDRRVKLWEVVAGRCESKGALTGSNAGITSIEFDSTGSYLLAASNDFASRIWTVDDYRLRHTLTGHSGKVLSARFLLDNARIVSGSYDRTLKLWDLRSKVCMKTVFAGSSCNDIVCTEQCVMSGHFDKKVRFWDIRAESIVCELELKGRVTSLDLNHDRTELLTCSRDDLVKIIDLRNNTVRQTFSAQGFKCGSDFTRVTFSPDGSYVAAGSADAVLYVWNVLTGKLDRTLDKNHSSAINSVSWSPSGTYVVSVEKGSRAVLWSDL
- the atg16l1 gene encoding autophagy-related protein 16-1 isoform X5 is translated as MSRLASVSHQEMAGRKVECTWKRHVAEQLKQRDRVQRQAFEEIIHQYNRLLEKSDLQAVLSERMQTEKYDVQNRHDLSPGSEASRSDSMQQEMAQMRIRHQEELTELHKKRGELAQSVIELNNLIQQKDKEIQNNEAKMLEYQQQISQLEGECRELRSCLSDLERANQTLRDEYDALQITFSALEEKLRKTTEDNQELVTRWMAEKAQEANRLNAENEKDCRRRQAKLQKDLADAAKEPLPIDPDDDIEVLSEDTGKNTGETSPNRPPSRTASKRSSQPPPAGLLDSISNIFGRRLSNSHGASPETADTPSGVCAEVRVPSTALHVFDAHDGEVNAVRFSPGSRILATGGMDRRVKLWEVVAGRCESKGALTGSNAGITSIEFDSTGSYLLAASNDFASRIWTVDDYRLRHTLTGHSGKVLSARFLLDNARIVSGSYDRTLKLWDLRSKVCMKTVFAGSSCNDIVCTEQCVMSGHFDKKVRFWDIRAESIVCELELKGRVTSLDLNHDRTELLTCSRDDLVKIIDLRNNTVRQTFSAQGFKCGSDFTRVTFSPDGSYVAAGSADAVLYVWNVLTGKLDRTLDKNHSSAINSVSWSPSGTYVVSVEKGSRAVLWSDL
- the atg16l1 gene encoding autophagy-related protein 16-1 isoform X2; this encodes MSRLASVSHQEMAGRKVECTWKRHVAEQLKQRDRVQRQAFEEIIHQYNRLLEKSDLQAVLSERMQTEKYDVQNRHDLSPGSEASRSDSMQQEMAQMRIRHQEELTELHKKRGELAQSVIELNNLIQQKDKEIQNNEAKMLEYQQQISQLEGECRELRSCLSDLERANQTLRDEYDALQITFSALEEKLRKTTEDNQELVTRWMAEKAQEANRLNAENEKDCRRRQAKLQKDLADAAKEPLPIDPDDDIEVLSEDTGKNTGETSPNRPPSRTASKRSSQPPPAGLLDSISNIFGVSGSVQSGFIPSDSRRRLSNSHGASPETADTPSGVCAEVRVPSTALHVFDAHDGEVNAVRFSPGSRILATGGMDRRVKLWEVVAGRCESKGALTGSNAGITSIEFDSTGSYLLAASNDFASRIWTVDDYRLRHTLTGHSGKVLSARFLLDNARIVSGSYDRTLKLWDLRSKVCMKTVFAGSSCNDIVCTEQCVMSGHFDKKVRFWDIRAESIVCELELKGRVTSLDLNHDRTELLTCSRDDLVKIIDLRNNTVRQTFSAQGFKCGSDFTRVTFSPDGSYVAAGSADAVLYVWNVLTGKLDRTLDKNHSSAINSVSWSPSGTYVVSVEKGSRAVLWSDL
- the atg16l1 gene encoding autophagy-related protein 16-1 isoform X3, producing MAGRKVECTWKRHVAEQLKQRDRVQRQAFEEIIHQYNRLLEKSDLQAVLSERMQTEKYDVQNRHDLSPGSEASRSDSMQQEMAQMRIRHQEELTELHKKRGELAQSVIELNNLIQQKDKEIQNNEAKMLEYQQQISQLEGECRELRSCLSDLERANQTLRDEYDALQITFSALEEKLRKTTEDNQELVTRWMAEKAQEANRLNAENEKDCRRRQAKLQKDLADAAKEPLPIDPDDDIEVLSEDTGKNTGETSPNRPPSRTASKRSSQPPPAGLLDSISNIFGVSGSVQSGFIPSDSRRRRLSNSHGASPETADTPSGVCAEVRVPSTALHVFDAHDGEVNAVRFSPGSRILATGGMDRRVKLWEVVAGRCESKGALTGSNAGITSIEFDSTGSYLLAASNDFASRIWTVDDYRLRHTLTGHSGKVLSARFLLDNARIVSGSYDRTLKLWDLRSKVCMKTVFAGSSCNDIVCTEQCVMSGHFDKKVRFWDIRAESIVCELELKGRVTSLDLNHDRTELLTCSRDDLVKIIDLRNNTVRQTFSAQGFKCGSDFTRVTFSPDGSYVAAGSADAVLYVWNVLTGKLDRTLDKNHSSAINSVSWSPSGTYVVSVEKGSRAVLWSDL